Below is a genomic region from Blochmannia endosymbiont of Camponotus modoc.
ATGATATTAGTATCTTGAAAAGAATGCAATAGTTACGAGCATACATATGGTATATGGTAAGTTTTTTTATAGTCATGAAATATTAATGCATATGATATTATTTTTGATATGTTTTGTGTTAATCATATTTACTGTTAATAATTCTCAAGCTAATTCAAATGATGTATCTGTTAGCAGTAGACATAAAGATACTTCGATATCAATATTTAGTAGCATACAAGAACTACCTATATTACTCCAAGGAAAAATGCATGATGATGTCATAACTGTTATTTCGACAAAAAATTCCCCGTTGATTTTTAGTGATTCTCCTGCAACATCTTTGCAGTCGTTGTATGTAATTGATGTTTCTGATTATTTAAAAGGTATTGCTGGATTCTCTGCTATTCGTAATGGAGGAGTGAATAACGAACCAGTGTTTAGGGGAATGTTTGGATCTCGAATACGTATTTTGATGGATAATGGAGAAATACTTGGTGCCTGTTGTTCTCATATGGATCCTGTTAGTGCTTATATTTTTCCTGAGACTTTTGATATTTTAAATATCATTAAAGGCCCTCAAACAGTACTATGGGGTCCTGTAACATCTGCGGGTACGTTGCAATTTGAACGATATCATCCTCGATTTGATAAATCAAAAATTCAATTGCGTAGTAATGTAACAATCGGTGCAAATAATAAAATAGATAAAAATATAGATAGTATTATGGGGAGCAAATACGGCTATATTAGATTGATAGGCAATATTTCTCGTTCAGACGACTATCATGATGGTAATAAAGACCAGGTACATTCTGCGTGGTATAAATGGAACGCTGATGCGATTTTGTCATTTAATTTGAGTGCAGATACATATTTAGAAGTCAGCCTAGGACAGGGAAATGGTACTGCAAATTATGCCGCTCGATCTATGGATGGGTTATGTTTTGCTAGAGAAAGTTATGGAATGAAAATAGAAACTTTAGATATCAGCAAAATATTAGATAAAATTGAATTGCAAGCTTGGCATAATTATGTAAGCCATATTATGGCTGATACTGTGTCTCATAATACAGAACTATCTACTGGAAAATGCTGTGGGTTTAGTAGTGGTAATATTAACAATAATGTTGATCGATTAATATGGGGTGCACGAGGTATTACTGTATCTCAATGGGACAATATCAAATGTCATAGTGGCGCAGATGTTCAAATTAATACACATAGAAAACGTATAGAATCTAATTCTAATTGGAAAACGGACATTGTCTCTCGAGACACTGGTATATTTACCGAATTGATCGTTGATTCATTGTCAAACAGAAGATTTATTGGAGGGACACGACTGGAATACAGTGTAATTAATTTTAATAATTGTTCTAAATATAAACGACATGGTATAGTATATCCTGCTGGGTTTGTACGCTATGAAGATAATATCAATCCGTTGTTGTCGTATTATATTGGTGTAGGTACAAGTTTTCGTTTGCCTGATTATTGGGAGTTATCTTATACTAAATCCGGAGAAAATATTAATAATATAGATGATATTTTAAAATTAAAACCTGAAAAAACTGTTCAGATAGATATAGGAGCATGTTTTCAACATCTACAAATAAATGGATGGATATCATCTTATGCTGGATATGTTAAAGATTTTATCGTATGTGATTATCGCAATGATGATACCATACAAGATGGTATTATTTACGCAGAGAACATTCATGCTAAAATATGCGGAACTGAAGTAGGATTAAATTATCAATTTAATGAGCATTGGCACACTGCAACTAATATCTCGTGGTCCTGGGGCATGAATATTGATAATGGTTGCACTTTATTCAGAACGCCTCCATTGGAGGGTAGGGTTACATGCCAATGGATACGAGGAAGTTATAGTATAGCTGCTAAGTGGAGATTGGCATTGGCGCAATCTATTAATAATTCGTTGATGTCACAGGAATCTTTTGTTTCTAGAAATATGTTGCCTCATACAAGTGTAAATTGTAATACTTCAGGATTTGGAATATTATCCATGAATTTTGCGTGGAAAAGTTCCCAATTTTATAAATTTAGCATTGGTGTAGATAATTTACTAAATCATTCTTATAGAGAATATCTGAATTCGTATGTTCATAAACGACTTGGATATCCTTCTGGCACTCTGATTTATGAACCAGGGCGTACCTGGTGGATTAAATTAGGTATGGAGTTATGAGTTATAAACATAAACAAAAGATAAAAAATCTTTACTGATATTAATGTGATTGATGCAACGAGTATGTATGAATTTACCATGATTTTTGAAAAAAACCTAACAGATGGACTTGCATTTCACATTGGATATTAACGGTGTTAATATATAATATATAAAAGTTTAAATTAAGTTTTGATTATTATCGGCTACGGAAAATAATCCTTCCTTTACTTAAATCGTATGGTGTCAGTTCAACGGTGACTTTGTCTCCTGTTAATATTCGAATGTAGTTTTTTCTTATTTTTCCAGAAATATGTGCTACAACGACGTGTCCGTTTTCTAATTTTACACGAAACATCGTATTAGGCAAGGTATCTAATACTGTACCGTGCATTTCGAAACTATCTTCTTTTGTCATTATGATCTCTAAAAAATTAAATAAACGATTCGGAATTTTCTCATAAGATTAGAAGCTAATCAAGTGTTGATTTTATTCGTACGATAATTGAAATATTTAATTTTAATAAATTTATTAGAAAAGTTCATTTTTTGTCAAATACAATTACTACATTATAACTATAATAATAGACTATAATTGGGATCTATATTATTAGAATTTGGTTACTTGTTTCATTTGCTTTAGACGTCATATATATTACTTACTGCTTCAGTACAAATCCTGTTTTTGTTTTGTATTTTATGTATTCAGATTGTAATATATTCACTATATATTTGTGTAGTTAACTCCATATATCTATTCAACGTTGTTGCTACGTATTCTGAATAGCACTAAACATTATTTTTTTTACTTATTAAATATTAATTTTTATTTTTAGATTTTGTAAGTACGAATAATTATATATTTTATTTAAAAATTAATGGATAGTTTTATTTGAATTTTGTTTTATTTGTTTAGTATATTAATGCATAATAGTAGATAAATAACGTTCAGCGTCTATTGCAGCCATACAACCCGATCCAGCTGCAGTAATTGCTTGACGATAGCTGTGATCCATAACGTCTCCTGCTGCGAATATACCTGGAATAGAAGTGGCTGTTGCGTTGCCGTTCATACCGGAATGTACACAAATATATCCATTGTTTAATACGAGTTGATCATTAAATATAGAAGTGTTTGGATTGTATCCAATGGCAATAAATATACCTTGAAGATTTATTATGTGTTCCTGATGTTGTACTAGGTCTGTTATACATAAACCGGTAACATCTGTACCATTACCTAATATTTCTTTAACAATATGATTAGTATGCAAAACAACAGTACCGCTGTGTACTTTATTCATGAGTCTATTAATTAATATTTTTTCTGCACTAAATGTAGAACGACGATGAATCAGATGAACCTTAGAAGCAATATTAGATAAATATAAACTTTCTTCTATTGCTGTATTACCGCCTCCAATAACTGCAACAATTTGTTGATTAAAAAAAAATCCATCACAAGTAGCGCACGAAGATACTCCCTTTCCTTTATATTTTTCTTCAGAAGGTATACCAAGGCTGCGAGCATATCCTCCTGTACTTATGATTAAAGCATCACATGTATATTCATGTGTATTACCGTATAAACAAAAAGGATATTGTTTAAAATTTACTTTAAATATGTGATCAGAGATAATTTCTGTGTGTAAACAAGAGGCGTGCGTATTCATACGATTCATCAACATAGGTCCAGTGAGATTTTTTGGATCTCCAGGCCAATTTTCTATATCTGTAGTAGTATTTAATTGACCTCCTATTTCTAATCCAGTGACTAATACAGGATTTAAATTAGCTCGTGCAGCATAAATAGCTGCGGTATATCCGGCGGGTCCTGCTCCTAATATGAGTAGTTTGCAATGTTTTTTTATTATCATAATAATTGTATCTCCTTATATGCTGATTAAGTATATTGTAGTAAGCATTATATTTTGGTTTCTAATATTAATAGAAAACAGATGCAATATTATAATTTAAAAATAAATTATTACTTAGTTTAAATTATTCTTAAAAATCATATTTTTCTATGTATGTTTCTATGCATAGAAATGTATTTTTAACGATATTAATGTTTGATCGGATACATAATTCTTATGTAGTTGCAAATAAGGATCGCAGTCAAAACTACAAATTTTATTATTATATAACAAAATTACTGTAATTAATACTAACTCACACAAAAAATCGTATGTATTTGCGAGATATGTTTGCAATATGCATCAAGCGTTTTATATAAACTTAAAAGTATTTGTTAGTTTTATTAGGATTTTAATTTTTGTTAAAGATATATATGGTGTTGAAGTAATATATTTGAAACATTATTTGTTTATAACTTCATAAATTAGAGCATATATATAGCATGTATATTGAATCCATGACACAATGATATTATGTGCAATTGTTTATATGAATTAACAAACAGTATCATTATTACTTAAATATAAAGCAATACTTGATATAAATAAAATAATTATTACATAAAAATGATTATCAATACTTAATTAAGAGATATCTTTAGTGATTAATGTTATATTGATTGGTGTAAGTATAATTTTATTATATTTAATTATTTCATTAATTAGTTTTAATCCTGCAGATCCTGGCTGGTTACAGACTATGTGGGATGGATCTATTCATAATGTTGGAGGTATGTTAGGAGCGAAAATTTCTGATTTTTTATTTTTTATTTTTGGTATTCCAGTTTATATAATTCCGTTATTTCTCTTCTTTTATCTTTGGAAAATTTGTGTGCAGGGTATGCGTATTACTGTTTTTATTTTTATATTTAAATTAATAGGTATCTTGATATTATTATTCGCGTGTTGTGGATTAGCTCATATAACAATCGATAATTTTTTTTATTTTTCTTCTGGAGGCATAGTAGGAAGCATATCGTATGATATTATTTCATCTTATGAAAAAATGACTCATCATGTCAGTATAATTTTATTTTTTTTAATTGGAATTATTGATATTACAGTGTTTTTTAATAAATTTTTTGGGATGATTCTAAAAACTATTAAGAATCAATTATTTAATTATTTACGCTATTTAAACGCATTATTTTTTTTTACAAAAAAATATCGATATCAATTTATTCATCAAAAATCGTGTGCTAAACGACTCATGTATCCATTGGTTTTTTCTACACAAGATCCTAATTTTTTTAAAAATTTAAAAAATGATTTATTAAACATACAAATCATCCCTGATGTATCTAACAATATTAGTAGATCTACTAAGCAATTTAATCCTATTTTAAAAAATAATTCTTTTAAAATGAAATGCATTTCAGCGATAAAGATATTTAGTCAAGGTCTCGATTTTATTGAGCGCTTGTTATTTTGTTCTAAACTATGGATAAGCAGGGCAGGTTACAACGATTATCAAAAAAAATATGTGACTAATGTTGTTTATAAAGGAAAAAATTGTTCTGTAAAAATTAATAAATTTGATAAAACAATTTGTAGTAGCAATGACAATATACATTGTGTTGACAAAAGAGAACAAAAATATAATGTATCATTGATACAAGATTTAAATGTAATACGTACTGATAGAAATAATATTGATCAAAAAATTCCCGTATTTGTTAAAAAAAACATAAAACAACATGTACCTTTGTTTAAATATAAAAAAATCCCCACGGGACATCCTACTCTATGTTATGACAATCGTGCTGCTACTTTTCCAGATATAGGCTTATTGACTACATCTTCTTCAGAAAAAACAACGATAGACTTCTTGGAATTAAAAAAAATTTCTCAATTGTTAGAATCGAAACTATTGGAATATCACATTATAGCAAATGTGGCTAATATTGTTCCTGGACCGGTAATTACTCGATTTGAGTTGAATTTATCACCGGGTATAAAATCTTCAAGAATTTCTAATTTATCACGCGATTTAGCTCGTGTTTTATACACAAATTCTGTTAAAGTGGTAGATGTAATTCCGGGTACTCCATATGTTGGATTAGAAATTCCTAATAAACAGCGCAGAACAGTATATCTAGGAGATATAATTGGTTCAGATCAGTTTAGGAATATCAATACTCCATTAGCGTTGGTCTTGGGAAAGGATATAGCTGGATACCCATTAATTGTAGATCTTAAATCTCTACCTCATTTATTAGTTGCCGGTACTACTGGATCAGGTAAATCTGTGGGGATTAATGCTATGATTATTAGTCTTTTATATAAAGCTACGCCAGAAGAAGTGCGTTTTATTATGATTGATCCTAAAATTTTAGAATTATCAATATATTCAGGTATTCCTCATCTTTTAAAACAAATTATTACCAATACACAAGAAGTTTATGAAGTATTACAATGGTGTGTAAAGGAAATGGAGCGTCGTTATAAATTGATGGCTATGCTCAGTGTTCGGAATTTAGAAAATTATAATAGCCATATAACGCAATTTTATTCTAAAGAATATGTAGCAAATAATATTATCAGCAAATATGTGAATAATAATACTGCATCTTGTTCTAATACATTAGACAAATTACCTTATATTGTAATTATTGTAGATGAATTTTCAGATTTGATGATGACTACAACAAAAAAAGTGGAAGAATTAGTGATTCGTTTAACACAAAAGGCTCGAGCTGCTGGGATTCATGTAATATTAGCAACTCAAAGACCATCAGTGGATGTAATTACTGGGGTAATTAAAGCAAATATTCCAGCTCGTATAGCTTTTACTGTATCGAGTAAAATAGATTCTCGTACTATTCTTGATCAATCTGGAGCAGAATCTTTATTAGGTATGGGCGATATGTTATATGTAGGGCCTCACTCGTCCATGGCTACTCGGGTACATGGAGCCTTCATAGAAGATCGAGAAATACATGCAGTAGTTAATTTTTGGAAAAATCAAACGATTAGTTCATGATCCTTTCTGAATAATCAGAATTATTATATCTTGTATAGGGATGTATATATACAGATATATAATGTTATTGTTTATTTAAACAAATATATAATGATAATGGAGATAATTAATTCAGAATGACGAAACAGATAATATATGCTGTTTTTTTAAGCGTTATTATAGCTATTACGGTAGTAGCTGATGATGCATCTGTTTTTGTTTTACAAAATCGCCTTAAAAAAATAAATAATTTTTATGTACATTTTATTCAGAAAGTTATTAATTCTGATAAAAATGTGGTGTTAGAATACCATGGAGAATTATGGATAAAACGTCCTAATTTACTTAATTGGCATGTGATATCCCCTGAAGAAAATTTTTTGATATCTGATGGGAAAACACTTTGGTTTTATATTCCTTCTATCAAACAAGTTACTGCGTATCGGTTGCGAAACTTTTCTGATAATATTTTTTTTATGTTATTTTCTAGTCACAATATACATGAATGGAATGAATATACTGTATCCCAGCAAGGGGATTTTTTTTATTTAATACCGATAAGTAATGATTTTAATTTAAAAGAATGTAGAATTAAAATTACTGATCAGGGTATAATCGAGAAGTTTAGTATTTTCGAAGAAAAAGGACAACGTGTAGATTACTATTTATTAGATCAAAATAATAATGACATTGATATAAGTAAGTTTTATTTCGCTCCTTCTAAGGATATCCAAGTAGACGATCAAAGAAAATAATATCTATTAGATATTTTAATTTAAATTTTTGTTAAATAAATAAGAAAAATTATTTTTTTATGCGAGATATATACCAAAAGTCATATAAAGTACGTTCAGTTAATTTTTATTGATATGTTGTAAGGAATTTGACGTGTATCGCGATATCTATATAATAAAAGAAATTTAGAAAATGTTGTAGTTCGATATTCCATAATAATAAAACATATTTGATTATTGTATTATTTCTATATTAGTTTTCACGAAATATTAACAGAATACATATTTTGTATTATCGAAAGATAATGGAAGTATTATTATGAGAATGTATATGATTTTAAAAGTCATATATATATGACATATATCTTTGTTCTTTAATAAAGATGCGGTAAATTCATTTGAATTGTTTTTAAGTTATTGCCTATATAATATATGGGTGTGTTTATATATGAAAGAGGTATGTTTTTATAAAAGAATCAAAAAAATACTATAAAGTAGTGCTACTACTGTGCATAGTGTGCAAATGTGTTGTGTTTACAAACATTAATTGTTTTTAGATATTTTTAAAGAGTTAAATTGGATAGGCACTAGGAAAGTGCAAATATGCACTTGAAATATCATTAACATAATAAACCATGAGATTTTACATTTGGTATAGTGAATTATATGATATTGTGGATTGTAATAAATAATAATATGGTATGAATTTATTATAATAGTGTAAATTTGTTGTAGTTGTGAAAAAATATATTATTAGTAAAATTAGTATATGATAAAACGAATAGTATAGGTTAGATATGATTGATCCCAATTTGTTGCGCAGTAATCTTGATTTGGTTGCTAAAAAGCTTGCTCGTAGAAAGTTTATACTAAATATTAATAAATTTCGTCAGCAAGAGAGTTTGAGAAAAATTTTACAAAAGAAAACTGAAAGTTTACAGACAGAACGTAAAGCTAAGGCTAAAATTATAGGAATAGCTAAGTCTCGTGGAGAAAATGTAGAATTTTTATGTCAAGAAGCATATGTTTTAGGAAAAAAATTAACTTCTCTTAAACTTGAAAATAAAGCATTAAAAAACAGGATTAAACAATTTGAGTTATCTTTACCGAATATTCCAGATGATCAAGTGCCTTATGGATTTAGAGATCAAGATAATTTAGAAATTATGCGTTGGGGTAAACCGGTTCAATATAATTTTCCAATACGGGATCATGTAGCGTTGGGCGCATTAACTAATGGTTTAGATTTTGCTAACGCAACAAAATTAACTGGATCACGTTTTATCGTAATGAAAGGACAAATAGCGCATTTGCATCGCGCTTTGTCTCAATTTATGATAGATTTGCATGTTAAATGTCATGGATACGAAGAGTATTATCTACCATATTTAGTAAATCAGGAATCTTTATATGGTGCAGGTCAATTACCAAAATTTTATGAAGACTTGTTTCATATGCAACACTTACAATCTGAAACCAATCCATACGCATTAATACCTACCGCTGAAGTACCTCTAATCAATTTAGTTCGTGATGTAATTCTTGATGAAGAAGAATTACCCATTAAGATGGTTGCTCATACTCCATGTTTCCGTTATGAAGCAGGATCATATGGTCATCATACTCGTGGATTAATTAGGATGCATCAATTTGACAAAGTTGAAA
It encodes:
- a CDS encoding TonB-dependent copper receptor, which encodes MLIIFTVNNSQANSNDVSVSSRHKDTSISIFSSIQELPILLQGKMHDDVITVISTKNSPLIFSDSPATSLQSLYVIDVSDYLKGIAGFSAIRNGGVNNEPVFRGMFGSRIRILMDNGEILGACCSHMDPVSAYIFPETFDILNIIKGPQTVLWGPVTSAGTLQFERYHPRFDKSKIQLRSNVTIGANNKIDKNIDSIMGSKYGYIRLIGNISRSDDYHDGNKDQVHSAWYKWNADAILSFNLSADTYLEVSLGQGNGTANYAARSMDGLCFARESYGMKIETLDISKILDKIELQAWHNYVSHIMADTVSHNTELSTGKCCGFSSGNINNNVDRLIWGARGITVSQWDNIKCHSGADVQINTHRKRIESNSNWKTDIVSRDTGIFTELIVDSLSNRRFIGGTRLEYSVINFNNCSKYKRHGIVYPAGFVRYEDNINPLLSYYIGVGTSFRLPDYWELSYTKSGENINNIDDILKLKPEKTVQIDIGACFQHLQINGWISSYAGYVKDFIVCDYRNDDTIQDGIIYAENIHAKICGTEVGLNYQFNEHWHTATNISWSWGMNIDNGCTLFRTPPLEGRVTCQWIRGSYSIAAKWRLALAQSINNSLMSQESFVSRNMLPHTSVNCNTSGFGILSMNFAWKSSQFYKFSIGVDNLLNHSYREYLNSYVHKRLGYPSGTLIYEPGRTWWIKLGMEL
- the infA gene encoding translation initiation factor IF-1 — encoded protein: MTKEDSFEMHGTVLDTLPNTMFRVKLENGHVVVAHISGKIRKNYIRILTGDKVTVELTPYDLSKGRIIFRSR
- the trxB gene encoding thioredoxin-disulfide reductase, with product MIIKKHCKLLILGAGPAGYTAAIYAARANLNPVLVTGLEIGGQLNTTTDIENWPGDPKNLTGPMLMNRMNTHASCLHTEIISDHIFKVNFKQYPFCLYGNTHEYTCDALIISTGGYARSLGIPSEEKYKGKGVSSCATCDGFFFNQQIVAVIGGGNTAIEESLYLSNIASKVHLIHRRSTFSAEKILINRLMNKVHSGTVVLHTNHIVKEILGNGTDVTGLCITDLVQHQEHIINLQGIFIAIGYNPNTSIFNDQLVLNNGYICVHSGMNGNATATSIPGIFAAGDVMDHSYRQAITAAGSGCMAAIDAERYLSTIMH
- a CDS encoding DNA translocase FtsK; amino-acid sequence: MINVILIGVSIILLYLIISLISFNPADPGWLQTMWDGSIHNVGGMLGAKISDFLFFIFGIPVYIIPLFLFFYLWKICVQGMRITVFIFIFKLIGILILLFACCGLAHITIDNFFYFSSGGIVGSISYDIISSYEKMTHHVSIILFFLIGIIDITVFFNKFFGMILKTIKNQLFNYLRYLNALFFFTKKYRYQFIHQKSCAKRLMYPLVFSTQDPNFFKNLKNDLLNIQIIPDVSNNISRSTKQFNPILKNNSFKMKCISAIKIFSQGLDFIERLLFCSKLWISRAGYNDYQKKYVTNVVYKGKNCSVKINKFDKTICSSNDNIHCVDKREQKYNVSLIQDLNVIRTDRNNIDQKIPVFVKKNIKQHVPLFKYKKIPTGHPTLCYDNRAATFPDIGLLTTSSSEKTTIDFLELKKISQLLESKLLEYHIIANVANIVPGPVITRFELNLSPGIKSSRISNLSRDLARVLYTNSVKVVDVIPGTPYVGLEIPNKQRRTVYLGDIIGSDQFRNINTPLALVLGKDIAGYPLIVDLKSLPHLLVAGTTGSGKSVGINAMIISLLYKATPEEVRFIMIDPKILELSIYSGIPHLLKQIITNTQEVYEVLQWCVKEMERRYKLMAMLSVRNLENYNSHITQFYSKEYVANNIISKYVNNNTASCSNTLDKLPYIVIIVDEFSDLMMTTTKKVEELVIRLTQKARAAGIHVILATQRPSVDVITGVIKANIPARIAFTVSSKIDSRTILDQSGAESLLGMGDMLYVGPHSSMATRVHGAFIEDREIHAVVNFWKNQTISS
- the lolA gene encoding outer membrane lipoprotein chaperone LolA; its protein translation is MTKQIIYAVFLSVIIAITVVADDASVFVLQNRLKKINNFYVHFIQKVINSDKNVVLEYHGELWIKRPNLLNWHVISPEENFLISDGKTLWFYIPSIKQVTAYRLRNFSDNIFFMLFSSHNIHEWNEYTVSQQGDFFYLIPISNDFNLKECRIKITDQGIIEKFSIFEEKGQRVDYYLLDQNNNDIDISKFYFAPSKDIQVDDQRK
- the serS gene encoding serine--tRNA ligase, with product MIDPNLLRSNLDLVAKKLARRKFILNINKFRQQESLRKILQKKTESLQTERKAKAKIIGIAKSRGENVEFLCQEAYVLGKKLTSLKLENKALKNRIKQFELSLPNIPDDQVPYGFRDQDNLEIMRWGKPVQYNFPIRDHVALGALTNGLDFANATKLTGSRFIVMKGQIAHLHRALSQFMIDLHVKCHGYEEYYLPYLVNQESLYGAGQLPKFYEDLFHMQHLQSETNPYALIPTAEVPLINLVRDVILDEEELPIKMVAHTPCFRYEAGSYGHHTRGLIRMHQFDKVEMVQVVHPDKSMQILEEITSHAEKVLQLLKLPYRKILLCTGNIGFSSCKTYDLEVWLPAYNAYCEVSSCSNVGDFQARRIRARYKGRMHRKTRLLHTLNASGVAIGRALAAVLENYQLEDGRVAIPSVLYPYMSDITHIN